The Anaerolineales bacterium region CACAAGATGAGGCGCGGTGAACACTTGATTGCGTTCTGCGCCAAGCATGGCTCCCCATTCCGGCGTTGGGGGTTGCGCGCCAAGCCCAAGGAAGGAAAGAGCGGCAGAATCCAAGATGGCGGTGGCAATTCCCAAGGTCCCCTGCACGATGAGCGGAGTCAATGCGTTGGGAAGGATCCGCTTAAACAGGATTTCATAGGTGTTGCCGCCGAGCGAACGCGTTGCCGAGACGTAATCGGTCTCGCGGATGGAAAGCACGCTTCCGCGCACGACGCGCGCGTACGCAGGGATGGAGACAATACCGATCGCTATCAACGCATTGATCAGCCCGGGACCGAGGACGGTCACGATGGCGATCGCGAGCAATAGCGACGGAAACGCCAATAAAACATCCATCACGCGCATGATCGCGTTGTCCACCCATCCGCCGAGATAGCCAGCGAGCGAACCGAGGACCGTGCCGATGATGATCGCAAACGTTACGGTAGCCAACCCGATCACGAGGCTGAGCCGCGCGCCATAGAGCAAGCGGCTGAATTCGTCGCGGATGACGCCATCCAAGCCCAAAATATGTTGAGGTT contains the following coding sequences:
- a CDS encoding ABC transporter permease codes for the protein MNRIRNFDLEHIAPFCAQPQHILGLDGVIRDEFSRLLYGARLSLVIGLATVTFAIIIGTVLGSLAGYLGGWVDNAIMRVMDVLLAFPSLLLAIAIVTVLGPGLINALIAIGIVSIPAYARVVRGSVLSIRETDYVSATRSLGGNTYEILFKRILPNALTPLIVQGTLGIATAILDSAALSFLGLGAQPPTPEWGAMLGAERNQVFTAPHLVFFPGLAIMLTVLAFNLLGDGLRDALDPRLAHVS